One genomic window of Anaplasma centrale str. Israel includes the following:
- a CDS encoding NAD kinase — MSVQSAVLPARCKYQTVGYVAAGPAERERVGCLRSFYGVVNLADAQDSAVDLLVVVGGDGFMLHSLHNYVVGPGRNVPVYGVRHGSVGFLLNHCVDGSLPHKLENAVATELPLLRMEAKDVYGHTHSAIAVNEVSLFRGTHQAAKLRIKINGKVAMEELVSDGVIVSSPAGSTAYNFSAGGPILPFTSNIVCLTAINSFRPRRWRGALLPNDSLVEIDVLSPETRCVSAVADYTEFRNISDVKIKQDNNTKITLMFDPEHGLEERTIAEQFLA, encoded by the coding sequence GTGAGCGTGCAGAGCGCTGTTTTGCCTGCCAGATGTAAGTATCAAACTGTAGGTTACGTGGCGGCCGGCCCTGCGGAGAGGGAGCGGGTTGGTTGTTTGCGTAGCTTTTACGGCGTGGTAAACCTGGCTGACGCTCAAGATTCCGCGGTAGACTTGCTCGTAGTCGTTGGGGGTGACGGGTTCATGCTGCACAGCTTGCATAATTATGTAGTGGGTCCCGGTAGGAACGTGCCTGTATATGGAGTGAGGCATGGTAGCGTTGGGTTCTTGCTGAACCACTGCGTGGATGGCAGCCTTCCACACAAGCTCGAAAATGCAGTTGCAACTGAGCTGCCTCTGTTGCGTATGGAGGCAAAGGACGTTTATGGCCACACACACAGCGCAATAGCAGTAAATGAAGTTTCGCTGTTTCGCGGCACGCATCAGGCTGCAAAGCTCAGAATTAAAATCAACGGGAAAGTAGCTATGGAGGAGCTGGTGTCTGACGGCGTGATAGTGTCTAGCCCGGCAGGTAGCACAGCTTATAATTTCTCTGCAGGTGGGCCCATATTGCCCTTCACTTCTAACATAGTATGCCTCACTGCAATTAATTCTTTCAGGCCTCGGAGGTGGCGCGGTGCACTGTTGCCGAATGACTCCCTGGTGGAAATTGATGTGCTATCTCCTGAAACCCGCTGCGTCAGCGCAGTTGCTGACTACACAGAGTTCCGCAATATAAGCGACGTCAAGATAAAGCAAGACAACAACACAAAGATTACACTTATGTTTGATCCAGAACATGGGCTAGAGGAGAGAACCATAGCAGAACAGTTTCTTGCTTAG
- the secB gene encoding protein-export chaperone SecB: MRPKLKVRGQYIKDLSFENPNSPKVFLMISKSPPEINISVNVASASLQVKPTEGEQVADLYEVTLQVNIESVVEKVAAFLCELKYCGVFSLEEKAEEKEVKEALLITAPGILFPFVREVIAKMTASAGFPPLMLDVIDFEAMYASQLGGKDGKNRQTGGSGGSA, from the coding sequence ATGCGCCCAAAGCTCAAGGTAAGGGGACAGTACATTAAGGATCTGTCCTTCGAGAATCCTAATTCGCCTAAGGTTTTTTTGATGATCAGTAAATCTCCACCGGAGATTAATATATCGGTCAATGTGGCTTCTGCTTCCTTGCAGGTGAAGCCTACTGAGGGTGAGCAAGTTGCCGACCTATATGAGGTAACTTTACAGGTGAATATAGAGTCTGTCGTAGAAAAAGTGGCTGCATTTCTGTGCGAGCTCAAGTACTGCGGGGTTTTTTCCCTCGAGGAAAAGGCCGAGGAGAAGGAGGTGAAGGAGGCTCTGCTAATTACCGCCCCGGGCATTTTGTTCCCCTTCGTTAGGGAGGTCATTGCCAAGATGACCGCCAGTGCCGGGTTTCCGCCACTGATGTTGGATGTTATAGATTTTGAAGCTATGTATGCTAGCCAGCTTGGCGGAAAGGACGGAAAGAATAGGCAGACGGGTGGAAGTGGAGGTTCAGCCTGA
- the fabD gene encoding ACP S-malonyltransferase yields the protein MSVVFMFPGQGSQFVGMGREVYDSSPAARRVFHEVDETLGRYLSRIIFQGPEEALTSTCNAQLALMTVSVALVRALEENLGGPITDAVKYVLGHSVGEYTALHVSKVIGLPGIARLLDVRGKAMHRASALCCGGMAALIGGSLSEVEAVAARASEYGICEVANDNCTGQVVVSGTENALQQLPKLIEGTGIKKVIKLRVSGPFHSSLMRLACNEIGDFVDQLEMNPPEVEMVFNVSASTHSDCNAIRDLMVRQVVSRVRWRESIEYLVRCGCSEFVEVGPGQVLVGLLKRIDNSVRGFGVDSMESVRASCSGILKAEKLAASNSG from the coding sequence GTGTCTGTTGTATTTATGTTTCCTGGCCAAGGCTCGCAGTTTGTTGGGATGGGCAGAGAGGTCTACGATAGCTCGCCTGCAGCGCGTCGCGTGTTTCATGAGGTAGATGAAACACTGGGTAGGTACCTCTCCCGGATAATTTTTCAGGGGCCTGAGGAGGCTCTCACTTCAACCTGTAATGCGCAGCTTGCATTGATGACTGTATCAGTCGCGTTGGTTCGTGCGCTTGAAGAAAATTTAGGCGGTCCTATCACAGATGCTGTGAAGTACGTTTTGGGGCACTCAGTGGGTGAGTACACGGCGTTGCACGTCTCTAAAGTGATTGGGTTGCCCGGCATTGCCAGGTTGTTAGACGTTAGGGGAAAGGCGATGCATAGAGCCTCTGCACTGTGTTGTGGGGGCATGGCAGCCCTAATAGGGGGCAGTCTGAGTGAGGTTGAAGCCGTGGCAGCGCGCGCATCAGAATACGGCATATGTGAGGTTGCGAACGATAACTGCACCGGTCAAGTGGTGGTCAGCGGTACTGAGAACGCCTTGCAGCAGCTGCCGAAGCTCATTGAAGGTACCGGCATCAAGAAGGTAATAAAGCTGCGTGTTAGCGGGCCGTTCCACTCTTCTTTGATGCGGCTGGCTTGTAATGAGATTGGTGATTTTGTCGACCAGCTAGAAATGAATCCGCCGGAAGTAGAGATGGTTTTTAACGTATCTGCCTCTACACATTCTGACTGCAATGCAATAAGAGACCTAATGGTGCGGCAGGTTGTTAGCAGAGTTAGGTGGAGGGAGAGCATAGAGTACCTGGTTAGGTGCGGATGCTCAGAATTTGTAGAGGTGGGGCCTGGTCAAGTGCTTGTAGGGCTGCTAAAGCGAATAGATAATTCAGTGCGCGGGTTTGGTGTTGACTCGATGGAGTCCGTGCGCGCGAGTTGCTCTGGTATCCTAAAAGCGGAAAAACTGGCCGCTAGTAATTCCGGGTAG
- the tmk gene encoding dTMP kinase — protein sequence MFITFEGVDGCGKTTQAALLAKYLSDLYGEHRVVLTREPGGTSFNELVREVLLGLTDYKMDRITELMLFMAMRRESFVKVVSPGLLAGKVVISDRFTDSTVAYQGYGCGVDLSLVNMLNSLVADVVPDITFVMDISTELALTRTTLNGCESRSPEFYDKVREGFRAIVASNPHRCHMVNCAEDSVEDVYSVHDRIVALFHEVTKDKLEIAK from the coding sequence ATGTTTATAACTTTTGAAGGAGTGGATGGATGTGGGAAAACCACACAGGCTGCTCTCCTTGCGAAATATTTGTCGGATTTGTATGGCGAACACAGGGTGGTGCTCACTAGAGAACCCGGTGGCACTTCGTTCAATGAACTTGTCAGGGAGGTTTTGCTTGGGCTTACTGATTACAAGATGGACAGGATTACGGAGCTTATGCTTTTCATGGCAATGCGCAGAGAAAGCTTTGTTAAGGTGGTGTCCCCGGGCTTGCTTGCAGGTAAGGTGGTGATCAGTGACAGGTTTACGGATTCCACTGTGGCCTATCAGGGCTACGGATGCGGAGTGGACCTATCGTTGGTCAACATGCTAAATTCACTGGTAGCTGATGTTGTGCCGGATATCACGTTCGTCATGGACATCAGCACAGAGCTCGCTCTTACGAGGACCACTCTCAACGGATGCGAGAGCCGTAGTCCAGAGTTCTACGACAAGGTTAGGGAGGGGTTTAGGGCCATAGTTGCCTCTAACCCACATAGGTGCCACATGGTCAACTGTGCAGAGGATTCAGTAGAGGATGTATACTCTGTGCACGACAGGATTGTTGCGCTGTTTCACGAAGTGACCAAGGATAAGCTTGAGATAGCGAAGTAG
- the rpmE gene encoding 50S ribosomal protein L31, with product MKKGIHPEVHPITVIFTNGEQREMLSTYGKPDEMVKVHLESDRFNHPAWNPGLRMSSKKNSRAARFLSKFGDL from the coding sequence ATGAAGAAGGGTATACATCCTGAGGTTCACCCCATCACGGTTATTTTCACAAATGGTGAGCAGCGTGAAATGCTTTCTACATATGGGAAACCTGACGAAATGGTAAAGGTACACCTTGAGAGTGACAGGTTTAATCACCCCGCCTGGAACCCAGGGCTTAGGATGAGCAGCAAAAAGAACAGTAGGGCTGCTAGGTTCCTGAGCAAGTTCGGCGATTTGTGA
- the guaB gene encoding IMP dehydrogenase, with translation MEVSYSFDDVLIIPADSNVLPADTDVTTYVTDSVQLRIPIMSAAMDTVTESRLAISVAQHGGMGCIHKNLSIERQVAEVQKVKKHESWIVSNPVTVSPDATLSTALSVMRKHSYSGIPVVTPQQNKLVGILTNRDVRFVENKNCKVSDIMTSTNLVTVCEGISQSEATRLLHKHKIERLIVTDEHGCCIGLITVKDIERFNRFPNSCKDKKARLRVAAAVGTGNKEGMERAEALIQAEADVIVVDTAHGHSARVIQTIREIKALYPDAQVIGGNVATAAGALALVEAGVDAVKVGIGPGSICTTRIVTGVGVPQFSAIKNVAEACKGTGVRVIADGGIKYSGDIAKSIAAGADVVMIGSIFAGTDESPGDTMIYNGRAYKCYRGMGSVVAMKSGSSGRYFQEGGGKFIPEGVEGRVPFKGAASEVIYQLVGGLRSSMGYTGNKDIESMKTNCKFTVITAAGLHESHVHGVAITRETPNYHPYYQSHKD, from the coding sequence GTGGAAGTTTCCTATTCGTTTGATGATGTTCTGATAATCCCAGCAGATTCCAATGTGCTTCCGGCTGATACGGACGTCACGACCTATGTTACAGACAGCGTGCAGCTCCGTATTCCTATAATGTCAGCCGCGATGGATACGGTGACGGAGTCCAGGCTTGCTATATCTGTGGCACAGCATGGAGGCATGGGGTGCATCCATAAAAATTTATCCATAGAGCGCCAGGTTGCGGAGGTACAGAAAGTCAAAAAACACGAAAGCTGGATAGTCAGTAACCCTGTAACTGTTTCTCCTGACGCTACATTGAGCACTGCTTTATCCGTCATGAGGAAGCATAGCTACTCCGGAATACCTGTAGTCACCCCCCAGCAGAATAAGCTTGTGGGGATACTGACAAACAGAGATGTTCGCTTTGTTGAGAACAAGAATTGCAAAGTTAGCGACATAATGACAAGTACCAATCTGGTCACCGTGTGCGAAGGCATCAGTCAGTCTGAAGCAACTAGGCTTCTACACAAACACAAAATAGAGAGGCTCATAGTAACTGACGAGCACGGTTGCTGCATTGGTCTAATAACCGTAAAAGATATTGAGCGGTTTAATCGGTTCCCAAATTCCTGCAAAGATAAAAAAGCCAGGTTAAGGGTGGCAGCGGCTGTCGGCACAGGAAACAAAGAGGGCATGGAGCGCGCTGAAGCCTTGATACAGGCAGAAGCTGACGTAATAGTGGTAGACACCGCGCATGGCCATTCTGCCAGGGTAATTCAAACAATAAGAGAAATCAAAGCGTTGTACCCTGATGCACAGGTAATAGGCGGAAATGTGGCAACAGCCGCGGGAGCCCTCGCCCTGGTTGAGGCTGGAGTTGATGCAGTCAAGGTTGGCATAGGCCCTGGATCCATATGCACAACGAGGATCGTCACCGGGGTGGGAGTGCCGCAATTCTCTGCCATAAAAAACGTCGCGGAAGCGTGCAAGGGCACGGGAGTCAGAGTGATAGCGGACGGAGGCATAAAATATTCCGGGGATATCGCAAAGTCTATTGCGGCAGGAGCAGATGTGGTGATGATAGGCTCCATCTTTGCCGGCACAGATGAAAGTCCGGGAGACACTATGATATACAACGGCCGGGCATATAAGTGCTACAGAGGCATGGGGTCTGTTGTAGCAATGAAAAGCGGCAGCAGCGGTAGGTACTTCCAGGAAGGCGGGGGAAAATTCATACCAGAAGGCGTTGAGGGCCGGGTACCTTTTAAGGGAGCAGCGTCTGAGGTTATATACCAACTGGTAGGAGGGCTCAGATCATCCATGGGGTACACCGGAAACAAGGATATAGAGTCCATGAAAACAAACTGCAAGTTCACCGTAATCACCGCCGCCGGGTTGCATGAAAGCCACGTGCATGGCGTGGCAATTACTCGTGAAACTCCAAATTATCACCCGTATTACCAATCCCATAAGGACTAG
- a CDS encoding Tim44/TimA family putative adaptor protein: MVELAIYAFVAAFIFFRLYGSLGKASSVNFQPSAIYPGQVSGEQAASDGSVKPQDIPVDSVVADSAPVDQISSVFEAIKARNKDFSVKHFIEGSAAAFEAIVSALNQGNTELLSSLLNRHMYNSFVKEVERRRDAGRVHEDVVVSITSQKVTNAELEGNFATITVQFVTEQINVVRDVEGQVVDGSTSKVNVIEDTWKFERDVTAAGRRWYLASTSA, translated from the coding sequence ATGGTTGAGTTGGCTATATACGCATTCGTTGCGGCCTTTATTTTCTTCCGCTTGTACGGTTCTCTGGGCAAGGCGTCTAGCGTGAACTTTCAGCCAAGTGCCATTTATCCCGGACAGGTTAGTGGGGAGCAGGCAGCTTCCGACGGTTCGGTGAAGCCCCAGGACATTCCTGTAGACTCTGTCGTGGCGGACTCCGCACCTGTGGACCAAATTTCTAGTGTGTTTGAAGCGATCAAGGCACGCAACAAGGATTTTTCTGTCAAGCATTTTATCGAAGGATCGGCAGCAGCTTTTGAGGCGATAGTGAGCGCGCTCAATCAAGGCAACACCGAGCTTTTGTCGTCGCTGCTGAATAGGCACATGTACAACTCGTTTGTCAAGGAGGTGGAACGGCGTCGGGATGCTGGGCGTGTACACGAGGATGTTGTGGTCTCCATTACATCACAGAAAGTGACTAACGCAGAGCTAGAGGGAAATTTCGCCACCATAACCGTGCAGTTCGTAACGGAACAGATAAATGTCGTGCGAGACGTTGAGGGGCAGGTTGTGGATGGAAGTACTTCTAAGGTAAACGTGATAGAGGACACCTGGAAGTTTGAGAGGGACGTCACTGCCGCTGGGAGGAGATGGTATCTGGCCTCCACCAGCGCATAG
- a CDS encoding MFS transporter, translated as MWSVDRRFFAWFSVAAFFALQYVLRVMPNTLSGEIMERFNVGAIALGQFSALYYAGYTIAHIPLGVLIDKYGPKKVVPACIALTFLGAAPMLFGSWKFVQIGRVLTGMSSVASAISIFKVSKMYFAGTKVARMISIAVVMGLLGAMYGGMPMLSLVEDFGWSKVFLAFIAGGCVLAVFAYFLFDDAGATESGSVYKQIRSVISNKRLIMINLLGGCMIGPLVGFADGWATAFLSEVCGVSHKASTTLPAALFAGGCIGSLVIGYMLEKSYNGWNIIIYCGLFTIAAFAAMLTGNCNNGVSAFILLLTVGICSAYQIVTTFKSIEYVDSGSVAMATAISNMVIMFFGYFFHTVISLVINAYWDGKVVSGQAVYGSETLVKAMLVIPAGVLIGTVGTAIMKHYSKDESPAS; from the coding sequence GTGTGGTCGGTAGATAGGAGGTTTTTTGCTTGGTTTTCCGTGGCGGCGTTTTTCGCGCTCCAGTATGTACTACGCGTTATGCCAAACACCCTCTCCGGGGAAATTATGGAGCGTTTTAATGTGGGAGCGATTGCCTTGGGGCAGTTTTCCGCGCTCTACTACGCGGGGTACACAATAGCACACATTCCACTAGGGGTGTTAATTGACAAATATGGGCCCAAAAAGGTGGTGCCAGCCTGCATAGCCTTAACCTTTCTGGGTGCGGCACCCATGCTGTTTGGTTCATGGAAGTTTGTGCAGATTGGTAGGGTGTTGACTGGCATGAGTTCAGTTGCTTCCGCCATATCCATTTTCAAAGTTTCAAAGATGTACTTTGCCGGCACGAAAGTTGCCAGAATGATTTCTATCGCGGTGGTGATGGGGCTTCTGGGCGCAATGTATGGCGGCATGCCTATGCTGTCATTGGTGGAAGATTTTGGCTGGAGCAAGGTGTTTCTGGCATTCATAGCAGGGGGGTGTGTTTTAGCTGTATTTGCATATTTTCTGTTTGATGATGCGGGTGCCACTGAGAGTGGTAGTGTGTATAAGCAGATCAGAAGCGTAATATCAAACAAGCGACTGATTATGATAAACCTTCTTGGGGGCTGCATGATAGGCCCGCTAGTGGGCTTTGCTGACGGCTGGGCGACCGCATTTTTGTCAGAGGTGTGCGGCGTCAGCCACAAGGCCTCAACAACTTTACCCGCTGCGCTGTTTGCCGGGGGCTGTATAGGTTCGCTGGTGATCGGCTATATGCTTGAGAAATCTTATAATGGATGGAACATAATAATCTACTGTGGCCTGTTTACCATAGCTGCGTTTGCAGCCATGCTGACCGGGAATTGCAACAACGGAGTTAGTGCATTCATCCTGCTTTTAACTGTGGGCATCTGCTCCGCATACCAAATTGTAACGACGTTTAAGTCTATAGAGTACGTGGACAGCGGTTCTGTAGCCATGGCCACAGCGATTTCCAACATGGTCATCATGTTTTTCGGGTACTTCTTTCACACGGTGATCTCGCTGGTGATCAACGCGTACTGGGACGGTAAAGTCGTCTCCGGCCAAGCCGTGTACGGCAGCGAAACCTTGGTCAAAGCCATGCTCGTCATTCCTGCGGGTGTCCTGATTGGTACAGTTGGGACTGCGATAATGAAGCACTACAGCAAAGACGAGTCACCCGCGAGCTGA
- a CDS encoding alpha/beta fold hydrolase has protein sequence MVAVLEDRVLIPSKEDHYMYYRVHNPEALGEKTPLICVHGMAGNSACFDYLGRAVSDFPVVSVDVVGRGKSSWLRDHSLYNYNTYCTDILHLAKHLKIKKCNYLGVSMGGIIAMFLTAHFHDVLSIEKLILNDIGPYTPAQPLQALVKLMTQLPTFDGKEQAKQYLKDALRHSGIVEEEHWDHLVRHRIVEKDGGYVLTLDPGIGAQLSAEIQQSSSGDWDIWDVWDKMQCGGILVLKGEHSAYLTSETLRKMLASKRDISHIEYPGIGHPPSVMVESRIRDVQQFIRED, from the coding sequence ATGGTTGCTGTGCTGGAGGACAGGGTCCTCATTCCGTCTAAGGAAGACCATTACATGTATTATAGGGTGCACAACCCCGAAGCCTTAGGGGAAAAAACACCGCTCATATGTGTACATGGCATGGCTGGAAATTCAGCCTGTTTTGACTATTTGGGACGTGCCGTGTCCGATTTCCCAGTGGTGTCAGTAGATGTTGTGGGGCGCGGCAAGAGCTCATGGCTTAGGGACCACTCCCTCTACAACTACAATACATACTGCACGGACATATTACATCTTGCAAAGCACTTGAAAATCAAAAAGTGCAATTACTTGGGCGTCTCGATGGGAGGGATTATTGCCATGTTTTTGACGGCGCACTTCCATGATGTACTGTCAATCGAGAAGCTTATACTAAACGATATAGGCCCGTACACCCCGGCACAGCCATTGCAGGCGCTTGTTAAGCTTATGACACAGCTACCCACATTTGACGGCAAGGAGCAGGCAAAGCAGTATCTCAAGGATGCATTGCGCCACTCCGGCATAGTAGAGGAAGAGCATTGGGACCACCTTGTGCGGCATAGAATTGTGGAAAAGGACGGCGGTTACGTGTTAACCCTAGACCCAGGCATTGGCGCCCAGCTTTCTGCTGAAATCCAGCAGAGCAGCAGTGGCGATTGGGATATCTGGGACGTGTGGGATAAGATGCAGTGCGGCGGGATTTTAGTGCTGAAGGGCGAGCATTCAGCTTATTTAACCTCGGAGACTTTGCGAAAAATGCTGGCGTCGAAACGCGATATTAGCCACATAGAATATCCGGGTATAGGGCACCCACCCTCCGTTATGGTGGAGAGCCGGATAAGGGATGTACAGCAATTTATTAGGGAAGACTGA
- a CDS encoding M23 family metallopeptidase has translation MMYEMRLVRVQGGVVLAEVLPRVVGVLLMLSVVFVPMRRVALAGDGIAGVGLDVLQVTVKEGDNVIGVLRNAGAQVVEAVAAAKSLSAVYNIDRINIGDKINVGISNAGLIHFVSVSPARSLYSFEARRDEAGGYSARVANNVQEVRVMRVSGPVEKSFFASAIEGGLSDTMIMQLVSIYGNRIDLDKIPQGSWLDVLFERFFNDRGDLIADGNVLYTALVVDGRRGKQMHLKLYRHLMKDGTARYCDSEGRSLGKSIFEHPIGDGGTFRVSSKFGTRKHPIRGYSGFHKGVDYAAPLGTPVKAADNGIVEFVGVKGTYGGYVRIHHRNHYSTAYAHLSKIRAELVRGSKVKRGQVIAYVGSTGLSTGPHLHYEVLYKGRHVDPQKVGIDKAVVELPQEEGIPFRETVANMDSMLRGDYREN, from the coding sequence ATGATGTATGAAATGCGTCTGGTCCGGGTGCAGGGAGGAGTGGTGTTGGCTGAAGTGCTGCCTAGGGTGGTTGGTGTGCTGCTGATGCTTTCTGTCGTTTTTGTGCCTATGCGACGAGTTGCCCTTGCTGGCGATGGGATCGCAGGCGTAGGTCTTGATGTGCTGCAAGTTACTGTAAAAGAGGGCGATAACGTCATAGGTGTGCTGCGTAACGCGGGTGCGCAGGTGGTTGAGGCGGTTGCTGCGGCGAAATCTCTGAGTGCAGTATATAACATAGACAGGATAAACATCGGAGACAAAATCAACGTTGGGATAAGTAACGCGGGCTTGATACACTTTGTGTCAGTCAGCCCAGCGCGCTCCCTGTACAGCTTTGAAGCGCGCAGAGACGAGGCTGGCGGGTATAGTGCCAGAGTTGCAAATAACGTTCAGGAAGTGAGGGTTATGAGGGTTTCTGGCCCTGTGGAGAAGTCATTTTTTGCGTCTGCGATTGAAGGGGGGCTATCTGATACCATGATTATGCAGTTGGTATCGATATACGGCAACCGAATAGATTTAGATAAAATTCCCCAAGGCAGCTGGCTTGATGTCCTGTTCGAAAGGTTTTTTAATGATAGGGGTGATCTGATAGCCGATGGGAACGTGCTCTATACGGCCTTGGTTGTCGACGGGCGCCGTGGCAAGCAGATGCATCTCAAGCTTTACAGGCACCTTATGAAGGATGGCACGGCTAGGTACTGTGATAGCGAGGGACGTAGTCTGGGGAAGAGCATTTTTGAGCATCCTATAGGTGATGGCGGCACGTTTCGTGTCTCGTCGAAATTTGGTACCAGAAAACACCCAATACGTGGTTACAGTGGATTCCATAAGGGGGTTGATTACGCTGCACCTTTGGGCACGCCAGTCAAGGCTGCAGACAACGGTATAGTGGAATTTGTGGGAGTAAAGGGTACTTATGGTGGTTATGTCCGCATACACCATAGGAACCACTATTCCACGGCCTATGCCCATTTGAGTAAGATTAGGGCGGAACTGGTAAGAGGGTCCAAAGTCAAGCGTGGGCAGGTGATTGCGTACGTGGGCAGCACGGGCCTATCGACGGGGCCGCACCTGCACTATGAAGTACTGTACAAGGGTAGGCATGTTGATCCCCAGAAGGTTGGGATAGATAAAGCGGTAGTGGAACTCCCGCAGGAGGAGGGAATTCCGTTTAGAGAGACCGTTGCCAATATGGACAGCATGTTGCGCGGGGATTACCGAGAAAATTAG
- a CDS encoding DsbA family protein, whose product MRFLRCYLGVSFAICLCSVLVGFSAAADAKVDAPSNSEVDAVNTADITAEKLLGLIPGDRFLGNTSAPVVMVEYASFSCSHCADFATKVLPRLKSEYIDKGKLLYILRDFPLDKLSLSAAMLGTCYKDNKTFFAYAKAVFNSFDALIATHKDLGLLSNIAKISNISDEEFKKCTTNEALMDRVVQQKFLAVNKLDVNATPAFFLNGQRYEGSHDFTSVSAEIEKLILLNPNYSALDGKATKLERAKK is encoded by the coding sequence ATGCGGTTTTTGCGATGTTATCTAGGCGTTTCCTTTGCGATCTGCCTGTGTTCCGTATTGGTGGGCTTTTCCGCTGCTGCCGATGCAAAGGTAGACGCCCCGTCTAATAGTGAGGTAGATGCAGTTAACACGGCAGATATTACGGCCGAGAAGCTGTTGGGTCTGATTCCTGGTGACAGGTTTTTGGGCAACACGAGCGCTCCTGTTGTTATGGTGGAATATGCATCTTTTTCGTGCTCTCACTGCGCGGATTTCGCCACCAAAGTGCTACCGAGGCTGAAGAGTGAGTACATAGACAAAGGCAAACTTCTGTACATACTTAGGGACTTCCCGTTGGATAAGCTCTCACTCTCTGCGGCCATGCTTGGTACGTGCTACAAGGATAACAAGACGTTTTTTGCCTACGCTAAGGCAGTGTTTAACTCATTTGATGCCTTGATTGCAACCCACAAAGATCTTGGGCTGCTGTCGAATATCGCCAAAATTAGTAACATCTCTGATGAAGAATTCAAGAAGTGTACAACTAACGAAGCCTTGATGGATCGCGTGGTGCAGCAAAAGTTTTTGGCCGTTAACAAACTTGATGTAAACGCGACGCCCGCGTTCTTCTTGAACGGGCAAAGGTACGAAGGCAGCCACGACTTTACCAGCGTTTCTGCAGAGATCGAAAAGTTGATTTTGTTAAACCCCAACTATTCTGCATTGGATGGAAAGGCGACCAAGCTGGAACGTGCCAAGAAGTAG
- a CDS encoding M16 family metallopeptidase — MLYHQRFQVLLTKQAMNDATSVTKLQNNFTIVSEKVDGVNSVGISLWVKTGSRHEEEGKIGLAHFLEHMAFKGTSTRSALDIAMAFDQIGGNFNAYTDKEHTVYHVKVMKRDARIALEILEDIVLRSAFPEVEIEREKNVVLQEIYQTNDAPGSIIFDKYMEVAYKDQIFGAPILGSEQSVLGLSRADLVQYMNVNYYGNNIILSVAGNIGHEDVVLMSQGFAQIKDQNPQPVVPPVYTGGQYVEARDLDQVNIVIGFPGVSYVDEGYYIMQVLDVILGSSMSSRLFQEIRERRGLVYSISSFNSSYSDSGLFSIHAATDEGHLQELLKTIAAEMKKLPETVKEEELLRAQSKLESEVLMSRESTVGKSEALGYCYSHYGRYITKEEMIGRIRAVTLSDVVNVADLLLQNRKRLTVAAIGKVGALPSRDTISDMLA; from the coding sequence ATGCTATACCATCAACGGTTTCAGGTACTACTCACGAAGCAAGCCATGAATGACGCGACCTCAGTTACAAAGCTACAGAATAACTTCACCATCGTCTCTGAGAAGGTAGACGGGGTAAATTCCGTTGGAATTAGTCTTTGGGTAAAAACAGGTAGTAGACATGAGGAAGAAGGGAAAATAGGTCTGGCACATTTCCTAGAGCACATGGCATTTAAGGGCACCAGCACGAGATCTGCACTGGACATTGCAATGGCCTTCGATCAGATAGGTGGGAACTTCAACGCCTATACAGACAAGGAACACACTGTATACCACGTTAAAGTTATGAAGAGAGACGCTCGTATCGCCCTGGAAATTTTGGAAGACATCGTGCTGCGGTCGGCATTCCCAGAAGTTGAAATTGAGCGAGAAAAGAATGTAGTGTTGCAGGAAATATACCAAACAAACGATGCCCCGGGCAGCATTATCTTCGACAAGTATATGGAGGTCGCGTACAAAGATCAGATCTTTGGTGCACCAATTTTGGGATCGGAGCAGTCAGTACTTGGCCTCTCAAGGGCTGACCTTGTGCAGTACATGAACGTAAACTACTACGGGAACAATATAATTCTCTCAGTAGCTGGGAACATAGGGCACGAGGACGTTGTGCTTATGTCCCAAGGGTTTGCTCAGATCAAAGATCAGAACCCGCAACCTGTGGTTCCCCCGGTATACACGGGAGGGCAGTACGTAGAAGCTCGGGACCTTGATCAGGTCAACATAGTAATCGGATTTCCCGGGGTGTCATACGTAGACGAGGGATATTACATAATGCAGGTTCTTGACGTGATACTGGGAAGTAGCATGTCTTCAAGGTTGTTCCAGGAGATTAGGGAAAGGCGCGGGCTAGTCTACAGTATTTCTTCTTTCAACTCCAGCTACTCCGACAGTGGGCTTTTTTCCATACACGCCGCAACTGACGAAGGTCATCTCCAAGAACTGCTTAAAACAATAGCCGCAGAGATGAAGAAACTGCCTGAAACCGTGAAGGAGGAGGAGTTGCTTAGGGCCCAAAGCAAGCTGGAGTCCGAGGTTTTGATGTCTAGGGAAAGTACTGTTGGAAAATCGGAAGCGCTTGGTTACTGCTATTCGCACTACGGTAGGTACATAACCAAGGAAGAGATGATCGGTAGAATACGCGCGGTGACCCTTAGTGACGTAGTGAATGTGGCAGATCTTCTCCTACAAAACCGGAAGAGGCTGACAGTGGCAGCGATAGGCAAGGTTGGTGCTCTGCCAAGTCGGGACACAATATCGGATATGCTCGCTTAG